One segment of Podarcis muralis chromosome 17, rPodMur119.hap1.1, whole genome shotgun sequence DNA contains the following:
- the LOC144326012 gene encoding taste receptor type 2 member 7-like, producing the protein MGITTPFGIFFLPILAIESAVAFLGNGFIIVVNGHRWLQNRKMAPCDLLLTSLSTSRIMLQLTILINNILYNSLPENYTRIFTREIGAFFWFFLSNVSLWCATWLDIFYCVKVTNFPHHLFLWLKLRIDVLVSRLLGMAIIALMLFSVPPTILYFENKKLCNLSGTLTQNASLSEVCKDPLFAFRILQFCSMCMSFILSVTASMLFLISLWRHIKNLRKSGSAIKDLSTQVYLNVMKSLLLSLFFGITYFAALLIRMANFYMSGTNMLLVFDLVLSALLSAHSVILILSNAKLKVILVHILNLR; encoded by the coding sequence ATGGGCATAACTACTCCATTTGGTATCTTTTTCCTGCCCATTTTAGCAATTGAGAGCGCTGTTGCCTTTTTAGGAAATGGATTTATCATAGTTGTGAATGGACACCGATGGCTCCAAAACAGGAAGATGGCCCCTTGCGATTTACTCTTGACCAGTTTGAGCACCTCCAGAATTATGCTGCAGCTGACCATCTTGATAAATAATATTCTGTACAACAGCCTTCCAGAGAACTATACGCGTATTTTTACAAGAGAGATTGGCGCATTTTTCTGGTTTTTTCTCAGCAATGTTAGCCTCTGGTGTGCCACATGGCTTGATATTTTCTACTGTGTGAAGGTCACCAACTTCCCCCATCACCTGTTCCTCTGGCTGAAGCTAAGGATCGATGTGCTTGTATCTAGACTGCTCGGAATGGCGATCATAGCTCTCATGCTCTTCTCTGTTCCTCCAACCAttctttattttgaaaataaGAAGCTCTGTAATCTCTCAGGAACTCTGACACAGAATGCCAGTCTCAGCGAGGTTTGCAAAGACCCATTATTTGCTTTTAGAATTCTACAGTTCTGTTCTATGTGCATGAGTTTCATCCTGAGCGTAACGGCATCCATGCTTTTCCTCATCTCTCTTTGGAGGCACATAAAGAATCTAAGAAAGAGTGGCTCTGCCATTAAGGACCTCAGCACTCAGGTCTATCTCAATGTCATGAAGTCTTTGTTGCTCTCTCTGTTCTTTGGCATTACGTATTTTGCTGCTTTACTCATTCGTATGGCTAATTTCTACATGTCTGGCACAAATATGCTATTAGTTTTTGATTTAGTGCTGTCTGCCCTCCTTTCAGCACACTCAGTAATCTTGATATTGTCCAATGCAAAACTCAAAGTAATCTTAGTGCACATTCTGAACCTcagataa
- the LOC144326013 gene encoding taste receptor type 2 member 7-like — protein sequence MGITTPFGIFFQITLAIESAVAFLGNGFIIVVNGHRWLQNRKMAPCDFLLTSLSTSRIMLQLTVMMNNILYNSLPENYTRGFTKDIGAYFWLFLSSVSLWCATWLDIFYCVKVTNFPHHLFLWLKLRIDVLAPRLLGMVIIALMLFSVPPTILYFENKKLCNLSGTLTRNASLSKVCKDPLFAFRILQFCSMCMSFILSVMASMLFLISLWRHIRNLRKSGSAIKDLSTQVYLNVMKSLLLSMFFGITYFAALLIPMADFYMYGTNLQLVSDLVLSALLSAHSVILILSNAKLKVILVHILNLRWISLQRLCLR from the exons ATGGGCATAACTACTCCATTTGGTATCTTTTTCCAGATCACTTTAGCAATTGAGTCTGCTGTAGCCTTTTTAGGAAATGGATTTATCATAGTTGTGAATGGGCACCGATGGCTCCAAAACAGGAAGATGGCCCCTTGCGACTTCCTCTTGACCAGTTTGAGCACCTCCAGAATTATGCTGCAGCTGACCGTCATGATGAATAATATTCTGTACAACAGCCTTCCAGAGAACTATACGCGTGGTTTTACAAAAGACATTGGCGCATATTTCTGGTTGTTTCTCAGCAGTGTTAGCCTCTGGTGTGCCACATGGCTTGATATTTTCTACTGTGTGAAGGTCACCAACTTCCCCCATCACCTGTTCCTCTGGCTGAAGCTAAGGATCGATGTACTTGCACCCAGACTCCTTGGAATGGTGATCATAGCTCTCATGCTCTTCTCTGTTCCTCCAACCAttctttattttgaaaataaGAAGCTCTGCAATCTCTCAGGAACTCTGACACGGAATGCCAGTCTCAGCAAGGTTTGCAAAGACCCATTATTTGCTTTTAGAATTCTACAGTTCTGTTCTATGTGCATGAGTTTCATCCTGAGTGTAATGGCATCCATGCTTTTCCTCATTTCTCTTTGGAGGCACATAAGGAATCTAAGAAAGAGTGGCTCTGCCATTAAGGACCTCAGCACTCAGGTCTATCTCAATGTCATGAAGTCTTTGTTGCTCTCTATGTTCTTTGGCATTACATATTTTGCTGCTTTACTCATTCCTATGGCTGATTTCTACATGTATGGCACAAATCTGCAATTAGTTTCTGATTTAGTGCTGTCTGCCCTCCTTTCAGCACACTCAGTAATCTTGATATTGTCCAATGCAAAACTCAAAGTAATCTTAGTGCACATTCTGAACCTca GATGGATCAGCTTACAAAGACTGTGCTTGCGATAG